CCCGTGATGATAAGAAGTACGATGAAATTTTGGTGAAAGCGAATACAGGAATGAAAGATTCAGCGTAGAAACAGTAAACATAGGAAGCTCATGCCACGAAGAGAAGGCTGGGGTTAACCCCTGGTCTTTTTTCATTTTTGCAAGAAGGGAGAGGTATTGTCCGTGACGACGATCATCTTTTTCCTTGCCGTCATTATTGGAACGATGGCTATCACTTATTCGGCTGCCAAACAGACAGGAACGACGAGGGACTTCTATGCAGCAGGAAATCGCTTGAACGGGTTACAAAATGGCATTGCCATTGCGGGCGATTATATGAGTGCTGCCTCGTTTTTGGGGATTGCGGGAACGATTGCGATGTACGGCTTTGACGGGTTCGTGTATGCGATAGGCTTTTTTGTCTCTTATCTGATTATTTTGTTTTTAGTTGCGGAGCCGTTGCATAATTTGGGACGCTATACGCTGGCAGACGCGATTGCCGTCAGGTTTGACAGTCTTTGGCTGCGTGGCGTTGTTGCCTGTACGACTCTATTAATTACGATTTTTTACATGTTGGCGCAATTAGTTGGGGCTGGTGCTCTCATTCATTATTTATTAGGAATCCGTTACGATACGGCGGTCCTGATCGTCGGGAGCCTGATGACATTTTACGTGGTGTTCGGCGGGATGGTGGCGACCTCGTGGGTTCAGATTATTAAAGCGATCTTGCTCCTGACAGGGACATTGATCCTAAGTCTGATCGTATTTGCCCGTTTTGATTGGAGCTTATCCGAAATGTTTTCCCATGTGAGTACGATTACACCTCTTCAGGAACAGTTCTTACAGCCAGGTAATCAACTTCATAATCCGCTGGAAACGATCTCCCTGCATTTGGCTTTGATTCTCGGTACCGCCGGACTCCCCCATATTATCTCCCGGTTGTTCACAGTCAAAGACGCAAAGACGACTCGCAATTCGATTTACACCGCTACTTGGGTCATCGGTGCCTTTTATTTGATGACGATCTTCCTCGGCTTCGGAGCGAGCACGTTTGTAGGCTACGAGGCATTGAAAAATGTGGGCTTCGGGGGGAATCTGACTGTCACGCTCTTGGCGAATGCTCTCGGTGGAGAGTTTTTGATGGCATATATCGCTGCGGTTGCCTTTGCGACGATATTGGCTGTCGTGACAGGACTCGTGCTCTCCGCGTCTTCAGCGTTCGCGCATGATGTCTACAGTCATCTGATCAGGCGAGGGATGGCATCGGAAAAAGAACAGGTCACCATGGCAAAGCTTTCGTCAGTTGCGGTGGGCTTGATCTCCATTTCGCTAGCGATCGGTGCAGAAAAAATGAACGTGGCGATTCTCGTTGCGCTGACGTTTGCAGTAGCAGCATCATCCAATTTACCACTGCTATTGTTTACGTTATATTGGAAGCGGTTTACCGTGAGAGGAGCGATTTGTGGCGTCCTGACAGGGTTAACGGCATCCGTAGTCCTTGTCATTCTAGGACCGACTGTTATGCATCCCGTAGCTGGACTTATTCGTGCGGAGCCTTTATTTCCACTGACGAATCCCGGATTGGTCTCGATACCACTCGGCTTTCTAGGGGCGGTGCTCGGAACACTACTGGATCGGCCTGATCCGGATGCTGAGAGGAAGTATGAGCGCGTACTGTTTCAGGCGTTGACGGGAATCCGAGTTCCATCTGGGAAAACGTAACGATTAATCCGTGATGAGCACAGCATGATGAAAAAAGACGATAGAGTGGCGACCCTTTTTGAGGGTCGTTTTTTGATTGGCACGATCCGGTCTTGCATGTTTCATTGGGCAATCATTCATACTACGGATAAAACGACATCAAAATGGGTGATAGATATGGAAAAGGTCGGGCTCGTTTTGCAGGGAGGAGGTAGCCGTGGGATTTATACTGCTGGCGTTTTGGATTACTTCATGGAGCAGGAGCTATACATCCCGTACGTGATTGCCGTATCAGCAGGTGCGTGCAATGGGGCGGCATACTTGGCGAGACAGCACGGATTGGGCAAGATTTATCATACGAAATACATTCGCGATCCCCGATACTTTCACTATAAAAATTTGATCAAGAAACGCTCGCTGTTTGGCATGGATTTTATTTTCAGTGAGATGCCTAACAAGCTGGAGCCGTTCGCCTTTGATCGGTTTCGCGAAGCGAAGGAACAGTTTGTCGTCGTCACGACGGATTGCGCGACAGGGGAAGCTGTTTACTTTACGAAAGACGACTGTGAGGATATTTTTCATGTGATTCGGGCTTCATGCAGTCTCCCGTTTCTATCCCCAAAAGTTGCCTTCAACGGACGTAAGTTATGGGATGGAGGCATCGTGCATCCGGTACCTCTCATGAAGTCCATGCTTGATGGCAATCAAAAGCATATTATTGTGCTTACGTCTTCTTGTCCGCCTAGTGAGTGGATGCGCAAGCTTTCGCGTGTCGAGCGTCTTTTTTCCAGAGGTACGCGCTTGTGTCAAGCATTCATTCGTCATTTTCGCATCTATTACGAGGCAATAGAGCAGATCAAAGAGATGCAGAAGGAAGGCAAAGCGTTTGTTATCGCACCTCCAGAGGGTACCTTTCTACGAGGATTTGAACGTCAAGAGGAGAAGCTGGAGCATTATTACAGACAAGGCTATCAGGATGCTCGTACTCAATTTTCTGGGCTTTGTACATGGCTTGGTCTTGGCGGGAACAGGTGAAAACTGAGGAGACATCGATCCCGCGGATGTTTTTTCGGCAAAATCATGTGAAACAGGTTTTTCCAAAGCAAAGATAGGGAAGAAGCATCAGGGGAGGATGGAATCAGGAGGAAAGACCCCATGAAATATGTGAATGTAGACCTAGTAGAGCCAGGAGACGTTTTGGCTCGAAGCATTTATACAAGCGAAGGCTTGACGCTCTTGCATGCAGGTGTCCAGCTGACTGTCGGAATGATAAATAAATTGCGTCGGTTTGGCGTCACGATGTTAAGCATCAAAGACCCTCTGCTCGATGAAGTGAAAGAGCAGGAGGTCGTCACGGAGACCACTCGGAAGGACGCAATCCGCAATCTATCTCAAGCGATTTCGTGTGTGCAGACTGGCAAAAATTTTGATGTCCGAGGCATTCAAAAATCAGTGGGAAGTATCATCGACGAGACCTTGAAAAATCGTCGCGTGCTCTTGAATCTTGGAGAAATTCGCACGACCGACAACGCGATGTACATTCATTCCTTGAATGTGTGCATGATGGCGACAGTAATGGGAGTAGGATTAGGTTATAATACGGCTCAATTAAAAGAGCTCGCCATCGGAGCCCTCTTGCATGACATTGGAAAGCTGTCAGTCGACAAGGAAGCACCCGCTTACAAAAAGAACAGCAAAACCAATCATCATACCTGGCTAGGCTTTGATCTGTTGCGAAAAAAACATGAGATGAGCATTGTGTCCGCACACGTTCCTTTACAGCATCATGAATGGGTGGATGGAAGTGGGCAGCCACGAGGATTGACTGGCGATGAGATTCATGATTTCGCCAAGATTGTGGCGATTTGTAACTACTATGATAATCTCATCTCGCCTTTTTCAGCGGAAGAGGAGACGTTGCCTGCGTATGAGGCTTGCGAAAAAGTCATGGGGCTCGCGGAGAAACGCTTTGATCATAAAATGGTCATTCACTTTTTGCGCTCGATTGCCATGTATCCGACAGGAACCTCGTTGAAGCTGTCGACAGGAGAGATCGGTGTGATCATTGACCAAAATAGAGGCTTGCCTTCGCGCCCAGTCGTTCGGGTTATCCGAAGAGACCAACAGGCGAATCGGCGGATCGTCGATGATCATGAGATTACGGACATTGATTTGAGTGAAAAGCCTACTATCTTTATCTCAGCTGTCATGGACTAGGCCATAGAAAGAATAGGACTCCCTATCAGGGAATATCCCTATCAAGATCAGGGAATACCCCTACATACACGTAGGGCCCACGGGGCTACAATGAACTCAAGGCAGATGGATACAAAGAGCTACACCAACACATTTGCCAGATGAAAAAAGAGGAAGGACGTGTCATTATGTCCCGTATTCTAGTTCCTGTTGATTTCTCAGCGCAGTCCATTCAGGCGGTCCGCTTCGCGCTGGCCTACGCCAAAAATAAGCATGATATCACATTGCTTCATGCCATCTCGCCGTTCCCTTCACGCAATGTTGTCAGAAGGTTGGGACGAGAAGTCGTTGAAGATTATCAATTGGATGAGGCAAGAGATGATCTGAAAAAATTCCTGTCGATCATAGAAGAAGCAGGTATCACGTATGAATTGGAAATTGAGTTCGGAGAGCCGCATGAAGTCATTGCGAAGCACGCTGCGAATGACTATGCTGCCATCGTAATGGGAACACATGGCTACGGCCGAATCACAGGCTTCCTGTTGCAGAGTGTCAGCTATCCGACACTCCACGATGTCAAAGTTCCGGTCTTCCTCATTGCAGAGGAGACAGATGAGAAACGCTTCCCTTGGAATAAAGTGCTCATTGCAGTAGATGGTTCCGATCATTCGATGGAAGCTGCGAAGAAAGCCATCGAGATGGGTCAGCACCTCCCGAATGTATCCTATACACTTCTGTCCGTTGTCATACCGCCAGTCACATACGCAGGTGTATATGGCGTAGGCTGGGATAACATGAATACACTCGAAGGTTGGGGACGTGAATCGTTAAAACCTTGCGAGGAGATGCTTGAAGCTGCATCGATTCCTTTTGAAAGCATGGTCGTAGTTGGAGATCCAGCTACTGTGATTCGCCAGACCGCTGAAGAAATCGACGCTGGACTGGTTGTGCTCGGTCATCATGGCCAAGGTGCGGTTGCAGGGACATTGCTTGGAAGTGTTACATTTAAGACGATTCATCGTACGAAAACACCACTCCTCATTGTGAAAACATAGCATTTCGCTAGAAAAAGCTGTCCGATTCGTGGACAGCTTTTTTGCTTGGGCGCAGCCTCTTACGATAGCGTTTGCGCTTGTTTTTGTTCGAAAGGTTGATTCGCCCCATCTGGTGTAACCTCTGCCGAATCCCACTTGATTCGCGTACATCCCCATGCAGCGATCAGAAGGATGACAGATGCGATCAAAAATACGGTAATCAACGAGGTCATCTGCATGAGCGGACCTGCAACAAAGGAGCCGACCATCATGAGTCCGACCATGAGGGGGGAAATCGTTCCACTCACCCGTCCGATATACGCCTCATCCACGAGCTTGATCATGAACATACTGATCGCAATCTGTAAAAATGCCATCCCAATTCCGGTGAAAAAGCGCATTGCTGCGGTTACGTATACCCAAACAGAGAGAACTTCTACGGCGACGGAGAGAGCGAAGAATATCAATCCACTTGTAATAACCCAGCGACTATTCATGCGCTCCAGATAAACAGAAGCCAAAATACCGCCCAACAACATACCCAATCCGTCTAACGCGGTAAACCATTGGATGGCTTCTTTGGAGAGTAAAAGACGATCCGTGACGACGAATACTTCAAGCGAATTAATAAAACCCGAGGATAGCCCCAGACACGAAAAGGTAATGGCAATCCCCAGCAAGGCTGGTCGCTTTTTTACATAGGCAAAACCTGCTTTAATCTCAGAAAGGAGAGTTCCGTCTTCCTCTGTTGCAGTGGCAGATGAGGTAGGGAGCGTCAAGAGAATCAATGCCGCGACGAGGAAGAGGCCAGCCATCGTCAACAGGGAAGGGTAGATGCCCCAATGTTCAAAGAAGAAGGTACCGACAATCGGGCCAACCAGTAGAAAAATAGAACCCGTACTTTGTGAAATAGATACAGCTGCTGCCATTTGCTCATCAGGAATATGACGCTTCAACATCTTGGCAGAAGAAGGCTGGGAGAACTGCGACACGACAGCTGAGATAAATGTCGCAAAGAATACAGCGATCCACATCCCTTGCCAGAGCAAATACACGATGACCAAAACAGAGAGGGCGCTTAACAGGTTCCCGGCTATCATCGTTCGTTTTGGATTCCAGCGATCAGCCAATGCTCCGCCAATAATCGAAAAAACCAAGATCGGCGCGAGTTCGATAGCGGTCAAAAGCGATACCGCGGTCGGATTGTTGCCGCTCGTTTCCATTACATAGTAGAGCAAGGCCATGTTACGGATCCATATACCGATATTTTCTAATGTATCCGTGATAAAGACGGTAAGAAAAACTTTGTTTCCCCAAAGACCTTTCATAGGTCATATCACTCCCGAAAGGTTATACCGAACGTCCGGTCTAATTAAAGTTGAAAAAAATGCTACTTGGCAACAATGCCATGCAGCAAAACGTCAATGCTCCTCTTCAGCAGAGCATGAAGACGCTCATCATCCATCTGATAACCTACATTAATGATTCCGTTCATAAGCCCTTCTAGTATCATCGCCATTTCTTCAGGATCGCATGGGGCAAAATCGCCTCGATTGATTCCTTCTTGGAAGATTGAGGTATAGAGGGTATACGAGGAGCTGAGCATTTCCAGCACTTGTTCCAAAATGGCTGGATCGGCGAGCTGGCTGCCGGAGAACTCTTCGCCTGCTTTTTTTAGAGGGTGGGACAAAAAGTCCTCCAAGAAAAAAGTAGCTAAGCCGTACAGTTTATCGATGGAAGTCTCGAATTCTTTTTCTTTTTCCTGCCATAGATCTACCCATTCGTTGTACTGCTTTTCAAGCAAATGCAGGAACAACTGCTCCTTGTTTTTGAAGTGGTAATAGAGGCTGCCCTTACTCGCTCCAGTTGCTTGGCAAATGTCCTCAATGGAAGTGGCTGAATAGCCTTTCTGAGAAAATAACTCGGTGGCTTTCTCTACGATATGTTGTTTGGTTTTCTCCCCATCGAGACGGCGCTTTGACATGATTGAAATGCTCCTTAATCTAGACTGAACGTTCGGTTTAGTTTTAGTTTATTCGATCTGAAAGGGAAGTGCAAGTGCTCGATTGAGAAAAAGGACAGAGGGAAAAATGAGAAGAAGCGAGTAAGAGGAGGGATTATTTTGCAAGTCGGTTGTCATGTCAGTATTCGTCATGGGTACGGGGAGGCGGCGAGAACGGCATACAATGAAGGCGCGTCATCCTTTCAATTTTTTCCGAAAAACCCGCGTAGCTTAGGCATCAAGCCATTCGATGCTCGGGATGCAGAGCGTTGTCGTGCTTTTTGTCAGCAAAACGGCATGCTGTCGATTGCTCATACGCCATACCCGGTGAATCTTTGCGTCGAGGAGCAGGAACTATTCGCCGTCACAGTGGGCTCCGTGCGAAATGACCTTGAAATTGCCGAAGCTTGTGGAGCGTTGGGCGTGGTCGTTCACTTTGGCCAGTATAAAGGCGCTGATGTCCTTGCCGGTTACAAATTCATGATCCAGATGGTCAATCAAATACTGGATGGCTGGAATGGGAAAGCCCAGCTGTTAATCGAAAACAATGCCGGACAAGGCAACCGCATGGGCACGACACTCGAAGAGCTTACGCAGGTTCGACAATTGTTTGCTGAGCCACAGAAAGTTGGATTTTGTTTGGATACGTGTCATGCATTTGCCAGCGGATTGTGGAAAGGGAATGATTGGGGAGAAGTAGCCGATCGGATGCGAGAGCTTGAATATTTTACGAGCTTGCGGGCCGTTCATCTAAACGATTCTGTTTATCCGAGTGGTTCCTTTCGAGACCGGCATGCCTCTATCGGAAAAGGGATGATCGGTGATGCAGCCATTGCCACTTTTTTGCAAACACCCGAATTGCAAGGACTTCCCATCGTTTTGGAAACGGCGAGAGGCTCAGAAGGGGGCCATGGTGAAGAAATCAAACATGTTCGTCTGCTCATAGACAATTGGCAGGGCTGACCATGTTATGGTAGAGTGTGAAATGATGTGTTCAACACGGGAGGGGTACCAATGAAAAAGCGTATTAAGGTGACGATTGCGGATTTTACTCATCTGACAGAAAACTTGAATAACCCAGAGGAGCTCGCTCTGTACGAAACGGCGAACGGAAATACATACGATGCTGAAATCGAGCATGATGGATATGCGATTGTGGATGTGACAGACGAGGATTACATCGAGCTGGCTCCAGGGGAATATCAGCTGATGATCGAGGAGTGGACAACCGCCGGACAAATCGGTGAATGGACACTGCAAACCATGTCTGACCCAGCAGATGACAAAGCTTTGCTGTACCGCACAGTGGACAAGGCTGGAACAGAAATACAAGCACCACAATCTTTGCCGAAGCAAGTAGTCGAACTGGTTGCAAATACGTGGTTTGGTAAAAAAGCAAAGAAGATTGAGGAGTAATCCAAGATAGAAAAGGAGCGCTGCGAGATAGCGCTCCTTTTTTATCAATAAGAGTGTATAAGCACTAACGCCACGCCAAAGGTTTGCTGTAGTCAAGTTATCGGATAAGTAGCATTTACATTTTGAAGGGACGATCAACTATAGCATTGTACGTTGCGAAGATTATCTCTCAGTTTATACTTACGAGGATCTTTCGTTTAAAAGGAACCGATGAACCAACAAAGCTGGTGAGAAGAAAAAGCGCAGGACTCGCAGACCTTGACAACGCCTACCCAGTCGGAACTTCAAAAAGGGGACCCGGTTGTCGAACACTTCTTCCCTGAGATACGTCCGCCCGTAGGGTGGCTTTGGCTCGACGGTCCCCTTTTTGAAGTGGAGACGGACAGTCAATCCCCCTTGCGGGCGTGTCAGAGCCGAAGAGAACTGCGCTTTTTCTTCTCCTGCACTATGTTGTCTCACTCATCCTCAGAATCCAGTTGAATCCCATACTTTCTAATCCGCCGCATAAGTAGGGACTGGGTTATACCGAGGCCCGCTGCTGTTTTGCGAGTCGTTTTGTGTGTACGCAATGCTTGCAGAATAAATTCCACCTCAATTTTCTCCATCCGCTCTGTAAGAGAAAGAGAACCGAGTGAAAGAATCCCTTCCTCCAGCTCACGAATACTCCGCAGTTCTTCCGGCAAATCACTGACTTGGATTTCATCCAGCTTGGACGTAATAACGATCCGCTCTACCAAATTTTCCAGCTCCCGCACATTTCCAGGCCACTCGTATTGATGCAAGACATCCAGCACTTCCGGGGAAAAACGCCGTTTCTGGTTATGCTTGCTATTGAATCGCTGTAGGTTGTGATGGAGTAACGGGAAAATATCGTCCTTTCTCTCCCGTAATGGCGGAACATTGATTGGCAAAATATTAAGACGATAGTACAGATCGTGTCTGAATTTGCCCAATCGCACAAGTTCCTGAAGGTTGGCATTGGTTGCTGTTATGATGCGGATGTCAGCCGTGTATGTTTTCGTACCACCAATCGGCATAAATGTTTTGTTTTGCAAAAGCAGCAATAATTTCGATTGCAAGTGGTAAGGAAGCTCACTGATTTCATCCAAGAAAAGCGTCCCTTTGTCCGCCATTTTCACTAATCCGATTTTCCCCGAGTGACTCGCCCCCGTAAAGGCCCCTTTGTGGTAGCCGAACAGCTCTGATTCGATCAAGGTTTCGGGAATAGCGCTACAGTTGACGTGGACAAACGGCCCGCTGCTTCGCTCACTCAACTGATGGATTTGCTCCGCAAGATAGCTTTTTCCTACACCTGTTTCTCCTGTAATAAACACGGTCGTGTCGACAGGGGCTGCTTTTTTCATTAATTCCAGCAGAGCGAGGTAGGATCGGCTGTTTCCTATCAAGGTTTGGGAGGAGCTCTGGCTTGCTTCCCACTTCATGTGCTGAATCTCTTCGCTGTACCGCTTAAGCAAAGCGACTGTCTCTTCCAGCTGTGAACTGGCACGGGCTGCCTCAGTGATATCGCGTGAGTGGGAAACGATCAGCTCTGGTCTCCCCTCCTCATCCGGGATGATGTGTCCAGTTACTAGGAATTTCCCCTTATTATTGACGAGCTGAATGGTTGTGGTCGGTTTTCCCGTTTCCAAAACCAAGCGGGTGACAGAAGGGCTGAAAATCCCCATTTCTTCGAGGTCGGATACGTTTTGCCCGATGAGTTCGGCTTTTGGTAGACCACACAGGTTTTCACTCGCGTTGTTTAACCATAAAGTAGTTCCCTGTGCATCAGCGATGAATATGCCATCTGCCAGTGTGTTCAGGATGTCAATTAAACGATCAACAGAAGACAGTGCTAGTATCTCCGCAGCTTTTTCCATGTTGAGTAGCTCCCCGGTTTTTCAACTGATTGTACAAGATGATATTGATCGTGTATAGTGAGTCGAATTTAAAATTAGTTGAGTCGAAATCGATTCGAGCGAAAAGTTAGACTTTTCCTACCTTTTCGCTTCAAAAGTGAGTCTATTTCGACTCAGCAATCAGAATGGCTTTTAGCTTGATCGCGTTTTCTTGCCGTTTTGAGGCTTGGCACAAGAGTTGCTATTACATAGTGGGACGTAAGCGATTTATCCAAGAATAAGAGATAAGGAAATGCATGCGATGTTATCAAAACTGGTGACGCACGAACAGGCAGTGGAGCATGTTCAGGATGGCACCCGGCTGATGTATGGCGGATTCGGCACGATAGGCTCCCCGGCACACATGATTGATGCGATCTTGCACAAAGGCGTGCAAAGCTTGACACTCATTGGAATTGATGCGGGGTATCCGGAAATCGGAATCGGAAAGCTGATCAGTCATGGACGGGTGAGGCGGCTAATAACCACACATATTGGCTCCAATCCCGAGGCAGGTCAACAAATGATGGACGGGATGCTGGAAGTGACATTTTGTCCACAAGGAATTTTCGCAGAAAAGATTCGGGCAGGAGGTGTTGGCATTCCGGGAATCGTTGTGGATGCGCATGTGAGAGGAGAGCGAATGGAAGGAGCAGAGCCGTTTGCTTTTGCCGGAAGAACTTGTCAGATTGAAGCCGCCCTGACTGCGGAAGTAGGGATCGTCTATGCGAAACAGGCAGATACTTACGGAAATCTTATTTATGACAAGGCGGCAAGAAATCTGAATCCGCTAGTAGCGATGGCCGCAGATATCACGATCGTTGAGGTTGAGGAGATTGTTCCGGCAGGAGAGCTAGACCCGGATAAAATCGTGACGCCTGGCATTTTTGTGGATTATATCGTGGTTCGTGGTGGAGGGAACAGCTAATGGGGTTGGAAATGGATCAGCGAAATATGGTTGCGTGGCGCGCGGCCAAAGAGGTCGCTCCCGGAATGGCTGTGAACTTGGGGATCGGGATACCTGAGCTCGTCGCTGATTTTATCCCGCATGAATGGCAAGTCATGTTTCACTCGGTGAATGGAATCTTGGGTGTCGGACCTACGCCGTTAAAGGGAGAAGAGGACCAGCATATTTCCAACGCTGGTGGAGCACCTGTTACCGTTGTTCCGGGGGCATCGTATTTCGACAGTACCATCGCGTATGGCATGATCCGAAGAAGGAAGCTGGATGCCGCGTTTATCGGGGCTTTGCAGGTGAATCGCCGAGGAGATTTGGCAAACTGGATTGTTCCGGGCTCACGTGTTCATGGCATTGGTGGAGGAGCGGAGCTGGCCTATTACGCTAAGAAAGTGATTGTGCTCATGAGCCATGTGAATCAGGCAGGAGAGCCTAAAATTCGCAGGGAGTGCACATTGCCGCTCACGGCGAAGGGCTGCGTCGATCTTATTATCACGGAGCGGGCGGTAATCGAGATCACGCAAAGAGGCTTGCTTTTGACAGAGGTAATGTACCCGTTCACCTTGGAAAATGTCATCACGAATACGGGAGCACCTTTGATGATTTCAGAAAATTTACAAATGGTAGAGTAATGAAAAAATGTAAGCGTGAACAGAAAGAATTGGGGGATGAAACAGATGAAAAAAACATGGAAAACAATCGCAGGGGTCGTATTTTCGTTGTCACTACTCGTAAGCGGATGTAGCCAAGGAGCATCCACTAACAGTGCGGGAGGTCAAGCGGGTGGCGCTACTGCTGGAAATGCATCATCGATGACAAAAGAGGCAGGCGTATTTGTATACGCGGCTTCCGGTGAATATCAGCCATTCAGCTACTTCAAGGATGGTCAATTGACCGGATTTGATGTCGAGATCGGCAATGAGATCGCCAAGCGTTTGGGGCTTGAGCCAAAGCCAGTCACGTCGCCTTTTTCCGGTATTATCGCAGGGGTAAAGGAAGGACGCTACGATGCAGCGATTGCCAGCCATGCGATTACAGAAGAGCGGAAGCAACAGGTTGATTTCGCAGACCCGTACTACTTGTCTGGTGGTCAACTGTTCGTTCGCCCGGATGGGACGATTAGCACACTGGAAGGCTTAAAAGGCAAAGAAGTGGCAGTCGCACTCGGCACCACACACGAAAAGATGGCGAG
The window above is part of the Brevibacillus brevis NBRC 100599 genome. Proteins encoded here:
- a CDS encoding solute symporter family protein, giving the protein MSVTTIIFFLAVIIGTMAITYSAAKQTGTTRDFYAAGNRLNGLQNGIAIAGDYMSAASFLGIAGTIAMYGFDGFVYAIGFFVSYLIILFLVAEPLHNLGRYTLADAIAVRFDSLWLRGVVACTTLLITIFYMLAQLVGAGALIHYLLGIRYDTAVLIVGSLMTFYVVFGGMVATSWVQIIKAILLLTGTLILSLIVFARFDWSLSEMFSHVSTITPLQEQFLQPGNQLHNPLETISLHLALILGTAGLPHIISRLFTVKDAKTTRNSIYTATWVIGAFYLMTIFLGFGASTFVGYEALKNVGFGGNLTVTLLANALGGEFLMAYIAAVAFATILAVVTGLVLSASSAFAHDVYSHLIRRGMASEKEQVTMAKLSSVAVGLISISLAIGAEKMNVAILVALTFAVAASSNLPLLLFTLYWKRFTVRGAICGVLTGLTASVVLVILGPTVMHPVAGLIRAEPLFPLTNPGLVSIPLGFLGAVLGTLLDRPDPDAERKYERVLFQALTGIRVPSGKT
- a CDS encoding patatin-like phospholipase family protein — translated: MMKKDDRVATLFEGRFLIGTIRSCMFHWAIIHTTDKTTSKWVIDMEKVGLVLQGGGSRGIYTAGVLDYFMEQELYIPYVIAVSAGACNGAAYLARQHGLGKIYHTKYIRDPRYFHYKNLIKKRSLFGMDFIFSEMPNKLEPFAFDRFREAKEQFVVVTTDCATGEAVYFTKDDCEDIFHVIRASCSLPFLSPKVAFNGRKLWDGGIVHPVPLMKSMLDGNQKHIIVLTSSCPPSEWMRKLSRVERLFSRGTRLCQAFIRHFRIYYEAIEQIKEMQKEGKAFVIAPPEGTFLRGFERQEEKLEHYYRQGYQDARTQFSGLCTWLGLGGNR
- a CDS encoding HD-GYP domain-containing protein, coding for MKYVNVDLVEPGDVLARSIYTSEGLTLLHAGVQLTVGMINKLRRFGVTMLSIKDPLLDEVKEQEVVTETTRKDAIRNLSQAISCVQTGKNFDVRGIQKSVGSIIDETLKNRRVLLNLGEIRTTDNAMYIHSLNVCMMATVMGVGLGYNTAQLKELAIGALLHDIGKLSVDKEAPAYKKNSKTNHHTWLGFDLLRKKHEMSIVSAHVPLQHHEWVDGSGQPRGLTGDEIHDFAKIVAICNYYDNLISPFSAEEETLPAYEACEKVMGLAEKRFDHKMVIHFLRSIAMYPTGTSLKLSTGEIGVIIDQNRGLPSRPVVRVIRRDQQANRRIVDDHEITDIDLSEKPTIFISAVMD
- a CDS encoding universal stress protein produces the protein MSRILVPVDFSAQSIQAVRFALAYAKNKHDITLLHAISPFPSRNVVRRLGREVVEDYQLDEARDDLKKFLSIIEEAGITYELEIEFGEPHEVIAKHAANDYAAIVMGTHGYGRITGFLLQSVSYPTLHDVKVPVFLIAEETDEKRFPWNKVLIAVDGSDHSMEAAKKAIEMGQHLPNVSYTLLSVVIPPVTYAGVYGVGWDNMNTLEGWGRESLKPCEEMLEAASIPFESMVVVGDPATVIRQTAEEIDAGLVVLGHHGQGAVAGTLLGSVTFKTIHRTKTPLLIVKT
- a CDS encoding MFS transporter gives rise to the protein MKGLWGNKVFLTVFITDTLENIGIWIRNMALLYYVMETSGNNPTAVSLLTAIELAPILVFSIIGGALADRWNPKRTMIAGNLLSALSVLVIVYLLWQGMWIAVFFATFISAVVSQFSQPSSAKMLKRHIPDEQMAAAVSISQSTGSIFLLVGPIVGTFFFEHWGIYPSLLTMAGLFLVAALILLTLPTSSATATEEDGTLLSEIKAGFAYVKKRPALLGIAITFSCLGLSSGFINSLEVFVVTDRLLLSKEAIQWFTALDGLGMLLGGILASVYLERMNSRWVITSGLIFFALSVAVEVLSVWVYVTAAMRFFTGIGMAFLQIAISMFMIKLVDEAYIGRVSGTISPLMVGLMMVGSFVAGPLMQMTSLITVFLIASVILLIAAWGCTRIKWDSAEVTPDGANQPFEQKQAQTLS
- a CDS encoding TetR/AcrR family transcriptional regulator codes for the protein MSKRRLDGEKTKQHIVEKATELFSQKGYSATSIEDICQATGASKGSLYYHFKNKEQLFLHLLEKQYNEWVDLWQEKEKEFETSIDKLYGLATFFLEDFLSHPLKKAGEEFSGSQLADPAILEQVLEMLSSSYTLYTSIFQEGINRGDFAPCDPEEMAMILEGLMNGIINVGYQMDDERLHALLKRSIDVLLHGIVAK
- a CDS encoding deoxyribonuclease IV, translated to MQVGCHVSIRHGYGEAARTAYNEGASSFQFFPKNPRSLGIKPFDARDAERCRAFCQQNGMLSIAHTPYPVNLCVEEQELFAVTVGSVRNDLEIAEACGALGVVVHFGQYKGADVLAGYKFMIQMVNQILDGWNGKAQLLIENNAGQGNRMGTTLEELTQVRQLFAEPQKVGFCLDTCHAFASGLWKGNDWGEVADRMRELEYFTSLRAVHLNDSVYPSGSFRDRHASIGKGMIGDAAIATFLQTPELQGLPIVLETARGSEGGHGEEIKHVRLLIDNWQG
- a CDS encoding sigma-54 interaction domain-containing protein; amino-acid sequence: MEKAAEILALSSVDRLIDILNTLADGIFIADAQGTTLWLNNASENLCGLPKAELIGQNVSDLEEMGIFSPSVTRLVLETGKPTTTIQLVNNKGKFLVTGHIIPDEEGRPELIVSHSRDITEAARASSQLEETVALLKRYSEEIQHMKWEASQSSSQTLIGNSRSYLALLELMKKAAPVDTTVFITGETGVGKSYLAEQIHQLSERSSGPFVHVNCSAIPETLIESELFGYHKGAFTGASHSGKIGLVKMADKGTLFLDEISELPYHLQSKLLLLLQNKTFMPIGGTKTYTADIRIITATNANLQELVRLGKFRHDLYYRLNILPINVPPLRERKDDIFPLLHHNLQRFNSKHNQKRRFSPEVLDVLHQYEWPGNVRELENLVERIVITSKLDEIQVSDLPEELRSIRELEEGILSLGSLSLTERMEKIEVEFILQALRTHKTTRKTAAGLGITQSLLMRRIRKYGIQLDSEDE
- a CDS encoding CoA transferase subunit A; the encoded protein is MLSKLVTHEQAVEHVQDGTRLMYGGFGTIGSPAHMIDAILHKGVQSLTLIGIDAGYPEIGIGKLISHGRVRRLITTHIGSNPEAGQQMMDGMLEVTFCPQGIFAEKIRAGGVGIPGIVVDAHVRGERMEGAEPFAFAGRTCQIEAALTAEVGIVYAKQADTYGNLIYDKAARNLNPLVAMAADITIVEVEEIVPAGELDPDKIVTPGIFVDYIVVRGGGNS